A genomic window from Photobacterium gaetbulicola Gung47 includes:
- a CDS encoding putative integral membrane sensor signal transduction histidine kinase (COG0642) has translation MKRLYLEFFVGLSGLFFLCILAFSFVTQELTTDYEAELEISYVSSVMQILDDVAAQRGQEKADTLLAGYAERSHLTYQRFSWDEIGLSPAQHEKLSRRGALFEGENQYWVVYGDQKWVYFLQPDAEQDLWLMLDLEFKLLWVSFFVTFALYSAIMLKLLSNRFRKLENATTAFSNGEFTVRASEKAGDRVGRLNARFNQMADKISDLIQSHKHLTNAIAHELRTPLFRMQCQLDLLEESALDADQKKHLGGIYEDVDELEALIEELLYFAKMERSGVTLQLQQQDVAEVLQRTIVHCQKDTSKQLVLDCPEHCDFDVDAHHLERAVSNIIRNAFRYAEQCIVVRAFCQQGALTIQVDDDGCGIPPKERENVLKPFYRVGTSRDRQSGGHGLGLAIVAQVVSLHKGELLIGESDSGGARFTIYLPEARCQID, from the coding sequence ATGAAGCGTCTCTACTTAGAGTTTTTTGTTGGTTTGTCCGGGCTCTTCTTCTTATGCATATTGGCTTTCTCCTTTGTGACCCAGGAGCTGACAACTGATTACGAGGCAGAGCTGGAGATCAGCTACGTTTCCAGCGTGATGCAGATATTGGATGATGTGGCCGCGCAGCGGGGCCAAGAGAAAGCAGATACGCTGCTGGCAGGCTATGCCGAGCGCAGCCATTTGACCTATCAGCGGTTTAGCTGGGATGAAATTGGGCTGAGCCCAGCCCAGCACGAGAAACTGAGTCGTCGCGGTGCCTTGTTCGAGGGCGAAAACCAATACTGGGTGGTGTATGGTGACCAGAAGTGGGTCTATTTCCTCCAGCCAGATGCTGAGCAAGATCTTTGGCTGATGCTTGATTTGGAGTTCAAATTACTTTGGGTCTCTTTTTTCGTCACGTTCGCCCTCTACAGCGCAATAATGCTGAAGTTGTTATCTAACCGGTTCCGTAAGCTGGAAAATGCCACAACGGCCTTTTCCAATGGTGAGTTTACGGTGCGAGCGTCGGAAAAAGCCGGCGATCGGGTTGGCCGGCTCAATGCCCGTTTTAACCAGATGGCAGACAAGATCTCTGATCTGATCCAGAGCCACAAACACCTGACCAACGCCATTGCCCATGAACTCAGGACGCCGCTTTTCCGAATGCAGTGCCAACTCGACTTGCTCGAAGAGTCGGCGCTAGACGCCGATCAGAAAAAGCACCTAGGCGGTATTTATGAGGATGTCGATGAGTTGGAAGCGTTAATCGAAGAGTTGTTGTACTTTGCCAAAATGGAGCGCTCTGGCGTCACATTGCAGTTGCAACAGCAGGATGTCGCTGAAGTATTGCAGCGCACCATCGTTCATTGCCAGAAGGACACCTCGAAGCAACTGGTTTTGGACTGCCCGGAGCACTGTGACTTTGATGTTGATGCGCATCATTTAGAGCGGGCAGTCTCTAACATTATCCGTAATGCTTTTCGTTATGCCGAGCAATGCATTGTTGTTAGAGCGTTTTGCCAGCAGGGAGCTTTGACGATTCAGGTCGACGACGACGGCTGCGGTATTCCGCCCAAAGAGAGAGAAAATGTGCTCAAGCCCTTTTACCGGGTTGGTACTTCCCGAGACCGGCAGTCCGGCGGTCATGGCTTGGGGCTGGCGATTGTTGCTCAGGTTGTATCTTTGCATAAAGGGGAATTGCTGATTGGCGAAAGTGATAGCGGCGGGGCAAGGTTTACTATTTATTTGCCCGAGGCACGGTGCCAGATCGATTGA
- a CDS encoding two component transcriptional regulator (COG0745), with protein MLKIVLVEDDEKLCELLANYLRQQQFEVITVHDGLEAPDVIISHQPDLVVLDLMLPGMDGLSICRKIRGKVKSKIMILTASDDDIDHVAGLEVGGDDFVNKPIKPRVLLARIRMLLRRELNSANPESEDESAAAPSDGLEYRYGTLNINHRSRSCEMDGEAVSLTDSEFNLLWLLACHPDEVLTREFLVMETRGIKYDGLDRTIDNKIVTLRKKLGDNPSLPRKIITVRGKGYLFVPDRW; from the coding sequence ATGTTAAAGATTGTGTTAGTCGAAGATGATGAGAAGCTGTGTGAGCTATTGGCAAATTACCTTCGGCAACAGCAGTTTGAAGTGATCACCGTACATGATGGGCTAGAAGCACCAGACGTGATCATTAGTCATCAACCAGATTTAGTAGTACTGGACTTGATGCTGCCGGGCATGGATGGGCTGAGTATTTGCCGCAAGATCCGTGGCAAAGTTAAGAGTAAGATCATGATCCTGACCGCCAGCGACGATGACATTGATCATGTGGCTGGTTTGGAAGTGGGTGGTGATGATTTCGTCAATAAACCGATCAAGCCCCGCGTTTTGCTGGCAAGGATCAGAATGCTGCTTCGCCGTGAGCTTAATAGCGCCAATCCGGAGAGTGAGGATGAAAGTGCCGCTGCGCCGTCTGATGGGCTGGAGTACCGATACGGTACATTGAATATCAACCACCGCAGCCGCAGCTGTGAAATGGACGGCGAGGCCGTAAGCCTGACGGACAGTGAGTTCAATTTATTGTGGTTGCTGGCTTGTCATCCGGACGAGGTACTCACGCGGGAATTCTTGGTGATGGAGACTCGTGGCATCAAATATGATGGATTGGATCGTACCATCGACAACAAGATTGTTACCCTGCGCAAGAAGTTGGGGGACAACCCTTCTTTGCCAAGGAAGATTATTACAGTGCGCGGAAAAGGCTATTTGTTTGTACCAGACCGCTGGTAA
- a CDS encoding protocatechuate 3,4-dioxygenase beta chain protein (COG3485), with the protein MKRRHFLALWSMLLVAPSWAKKPFHVTPSQAEGPFYPVKPIPLRANLILHEQGLAGEPIELSGRVVDERGHPLPGIRVEIWQCDGEGIYDHPQQPNHQAFDRHFAGCGAAVTKNNGEYRFRTIRPVPYNRRPPHIHVKLWRGVDELLTTQLYLEGQTGNEWWGGRERQHLQFKVVKQRDVQIGEFDFVLTA; encoded by the coding sequence ATGAAGAGAAGGCACTTTTTGGCATTGTGGTCGATGCTGCTTGTAGCACCAAGTTGGGCAAAGAAGCCTTTTCATGTGACCCCGTCGCAGGCAGAAGGGCCGTTTTATCCAGTAAAGCCGATCCCACTGAGAGCGAATTTGATTTTGCACGAGCAAGGCCTCGCTGGTGAGCCCATTGAGTTATCAGGGCGGGTGGTGGATGAGCGAGGGCACCCACTGCCTGGTATCAGGGTCGAGATTTGGCAGTGTGATGGCGAAGGTATCTATGATCATCCGCAACAGCCTAATCACCAAGCCTTTGATCGTCATTTTGCGGGCTGCGGTGCTGCCGTGACCAAAAACAATGGCGAGTATCGTTTTCGAACGATCCGTCCCGTACCTTATAATCGCCGTCCACCACACATTCATGTCAAATTATGGCGTGGGGTTGATGAATTGCTTACCACTCAGCTTTACCTTGAGGGGCAAACCGGTAATGAGTGGTGGGGGGGCCGGGAGCGGCAACATCTGCAGTTTAAGGTGGTAAAGCAGCGAGATGTTCAAATCGGTGAGTTTGATTTTGTCTTGACCGCTTAA
- a CDS encoding hypothetical protein (COG0556) — MRLCEAKIVIPAHMLPGGVAPVAREFGFEHVEKQRIESNNTIALTQFGFHTPSALANEPNTDKIFDKATEHFLWYLAKGTPYQITMRFTNGSERTTSYVYQDNKLTAQASSLAVLLANSQ; from the coding sequence ATGCGCCTTTGCGAAGCAAAAATTGTCATTCCGGCCCATATGCTACCCGGGGGCGTTGCCCCTGTAGCCCGTGAATTTGGTTTTGAACATGTTGAAAAACAGCGTATCGAAAGTAACAACACCATTGCCTTGACCCAATTTGGCTTTCACACCCCCTCAGCCCTAGCCAATGAGCCAAATACAGATAAAATTTTCGATAAAGCAACAGAGCACTTTCTTTGGTATCTAGCCAAAGGGACCCCCTACCAAATTACCATGCGATTTACCAACGGTAGCGAAAGAACAACAAGTTACGTATACCAAGACAACAAACTCACAGCACAGGCCTCCTCTCTGGCGGTGTTATTAGCCAATAGCCAATAG
- a CDS encoding hypothetical protein (COG1454) has translation MLLYKTVVGINKQLNKLITIPFPQLEMGTDSVANAGALMAEKGAQKVLIVTDTMIHSLGLTTSLCDSLQAQRIEYVIYDEVKPNPTIANVAVGVDLFREHSCNAIIAIGGGSPIDCAKAIGAKVVRDKPVRRLAGKLKIRKRLPPFMAIPTTAGTGSEATVAAVVSDPSAREKFTIVDPAILPDVALIDPKLMVGLPKPITAATGMDALTHAIEAFIGTYHTPLTDRYATEATEQIFIHLPVAFHDGTNLEAREQMAIASYKAGCAFTRAYVGYVHAFAHQLGGMYNIPHGLANAVLLPNVLTLLKPYCEHRLALLAEAVELSTAQEFIDAISSLNAELGIPTSFPELKEEEIPLITKRALAEAHGTYPVPGYLTQQQGESLLKQFLEISA, from the coding sequence ATGTTGCTCTACAAAACAGTGGTTGGAATCAATAAACAACTCAACAAACTCATTACGATTCCATTCCCCCAGCTAGAAATGGGTACTGACAGTGTTGCCAATGCAGGTGCTTTGATGGCAGAGAAAGGAGCACAAAAAGTACTTATTGTTACCGATACGATGATCCACTCACTGGGACTGACAACCTCGCTGTGCGATTCCCTGCAGGCCCAACGCATCGAGTATGTTATCTATGATGAAGTGAAACCCAACCCAACAATTGCCAATGTGGCAGTAGGGGTGGACCTGTTCCGGGAGCATAGCTGCAATGCCATTATTGCCATCGGTGGCGGCTCACCAATAGATTGTGCCAAGGCGATTGGCGCCAAAGTGGTAAGGGATAAACCCGTCCGCAGGCTTGCAGGCAAGTTAAAGATCAGGAAAAGGCTTCCCCCATTTATGGCGATTCCTACAACAGCAGGAACCGGATCAGAAGCCACCGTCGCTGCCGTCGTTTCTGATCCCAGCGCACGTGAGAAGTTTACGATTGTCGATCCTGCCATCCTACCTGATGTGGCACTCATTGATCCCAAACTTATGGTTGGCTTGCCCAAGCCAATTACTGCCGCAACCGGAATGGATGCGTTGACCCATGCCATCGAGGCATTCATCGGCACATACCACACTCCCCTCACTGATAGATACGCCACCGAAGCCACAGAGCAAATTTTCATCCACCTGCCTGTCGCATTCCACGATGGAACTAACCTCGAAGCCAGGGAACAAATGGCCATCGCCTCCTATAAAGCCGGTTGCGCCTTTACCCGCGCCTACGTTGGCTATGTTCATGCTTTCGCCCATCAGCTAGGCGGCATGTATAACATTCCCCACGGTCTCGCCAATGCCGTATTACTACCGAATGTATTGACACTCTTGAAACCTTACTGTGAGCATCGGTTAGCACTGCTGGCTGAGGCTGTCGAGCTAAGCACGGCACAAGAGTTTATCGACGCGATAAGTAGCCTCAACGCCGAACTCGGAATTCCAACCTCTTTTCCAGAGCTGAAGGAAGAAGAGATCCCGCTAATCACTAAGCGGGCTCTAGCCGAAGCCCATGGCACTTACCCAGTACCTGGCTACCTCACCCAACAGCAGGGCGAGTCGCTACTAAAACAGTTTCTTGAAATATCAGCATAG
- a CDS encoding Na-directed DNA polymerase (COG3344): protein MTSTQLMEQICSSTNLNQALRRVKKNKGCAGVDKLDIAATISVLRQSSNGQALRQSLLDGSYQPQPVLGVEIPKPSGGVRQLGIPTVLDRIVQQAITSVLTDIYEPKFSNSSYGFRPNRSAHHALAAASHYIREGRGYVVDVDLAKYFDTVNHDRLMHRLSKDITDKRVLKLIRSYLQAGIMRNGLVEQRQRGTPQGGPLSPLLSNIVLDELDKELERRGHKFCRYADDCQIYVHSEEAANRVKASITEFLEQKLKLTVNREKSAATRVTERTYLGHRFQRDGSIHISKTAQTHMKKRVRQITKRNRGRELKTVIVELTQYLRGWQHYFKLAMRKSAMQRLDEWIRRRLRCYRLKQRKRRHSIATWLRQEGVNERNAWKLAMSEKGWWHLALSPQLNQAMPTKRFKEMGMYSLRDGYESLKIYSEPPYATHACTVV, encoded by the coding sequence GTGACCTCAACTCAGTTGATGGAGCAGATCTGTTCATCAACGAATCTGAACCAAGCCCTGAGAAGAGTAAAGAAGAACAAGGGATGTGCTGGGGTTGATAAACTCGACATAGCAGCCACTATCTCGGTGCTTCGGCAGTCTTCCAATGGGCAAGCGCTCCGCCAGAGCCTTCTGGACGGTAGCTATCAACCCCAACCCGTCTTGGGTGTAGAAATCCCTAAACCTAGTGGGGGAGTGAGGCAGCTAGGTATCCCAACGGTACTTGATAGGATTGTCCAACAGGCCATCACATCAGTCCTGACAGATATCTACGAACCTAAGTTCTCCAACAGCAGTTACGGGTTCAGGCCCAACCGTAGTGCCCACCATGCTCTGGCGGCAGCAAGCCACTACATCAGGGAGGGGCGGGGTTATGTAGTCGATGTTGACCTAGCGAAATACTTCGATACCGTGAACCACGATAGGCTGATGCACAGGCTATCGAAAGATATCACAGATAAACGGGTACTGAAGCTGATCAGGTCATACCTACAGGCAGGCATAATGCGAAACGGGTTAGTCGAGCAGAGGCAACGAGGGACACCACAGGGTGGCCCATTATCTCCGCTGCTATCAAATATCGTATTAGATGAGTTGGATAAAGAGCTTGAACGAAGAGGGCATAAGTTCTGCCGATATGCAGACGACTGCCAAATCTACGTACACAGTGAGGAAGCCGCAAATCGAGTAAAAGCCTCGATAACGGAGTTCTTGGAGCAGAAACTGAAACTCACGGTCAACCGGGAGAAGAGTGCGGCAACAAGAGTGACAGAGCGGACTTACTTAGGCCATCGCTTCCAACGAGATGGGAGTATCCATATCTCGAAGACAGCACAAACTCACATGAAGAAGCGAGTGCGTCAAATAACGAAGCGGAATCGAGGACGAGAGTTGAAGACAGTAATAGTCGAACTAACTCAATATCTAAGAGGTTGGCAACACTACTTCAAGCTCGCCATGCGGAAAAGCGCGATGCAGCGCTTGGATGAATGGATAAGACGGCGCTTACGGTGCTACCGACTCAAGCAGCGAAAACGCAGACACAGCATAGCGACATGGTTACGCCAAGAAGGCGTAAACGAGCGCAATGCTTGGAAGCTAGCGATGTCAGAGAAAGGATGGTGGCATCTGGCTTTATCGCCGCAGCTCAATCAGGCCATGCCAACGAAACGGTTCAAGGAGATGGGCATGTACTCATTGAGAGATGGGTATGAGTCACTGAAAATATATTCGGAACCGCCGTATGCGACCCACGCTTGTACGGTGGTGTGA
- a CDS encoding putative MutT/nudix family protein (COG0494), whose amino-acid sequence MAFHYVARGLIRDGGHILLVRAIGDNMTFLPGGHIEFGESAPVALARELFEEASINANVGAFIGAAENEWFLNGQPQAEINLLFEVETGLSHRNPIASNEAYLEFFWVPCKDIEYWNLFPESLRQLVKQNRLPKQAFWGTGISLKSE is encoded by the coding sequence GTGGCTTTTCATTATGTAGCGCGAGGCTTGATCCGTGATGGCGGTCATATCCTTTTAGTCAGGGCGATTGGCGATAACATGACTTTCTTGCCCGGAGGGCATATAGAGTTTGGCGAATCGGCACCGGTGGCATTGGCGCGTGAACTGTTTGAGGAAGCATCGATAAATGCCAACGTCGGCGCATTTATCGGGGCTGCTGAAAATGAGTGGTTTCTCAATGGTCAACCACAGGCTGAAATCAACTTGCTGTTTGAAGTTGAAACGGGTTTATCGCATAGAAATCCTATAGCTTCCAATGAAGCATATCTCGAGTTTTTCTGGGTGCCTTGCAAAGACATTGAGTACTGGAACTTATTTCCTGAGTCTCTACGACAGTTAGTGAAACAAAATCGTCTCCCTAAACAAGCTTTTTGGGGGACAGGAATCTCGCTAAAATCAGAGTGA
- a CDS encoding zinc carboxypeptidase (COG2866), whose product MKIFSNFESGNIHIVSADLPDNIQLTIPADNQSDIAQWFHFRLESKPQQQHQFSILNLAKSAYPEGWQDYDVVASYDREEWFRIPAEFDGDTLSFKVIPEYGSMYFAYFAPYSYDRHQDLLHQAQSQFSCKLETLGATLDGNDMSLLTIGEPSDKKKNIWIIGRQHPGETMAEWFIEGLLQRLLDDTDTVAKALLDKAVFHIVPNMNPDGSIRGHLRTNAIGVNLNREWQTPSMEKSPEVFLVRECMLSTGVDMFLDIHGDEAIPYNFVAGSEGIPSYNEHHAALENAFKAALLTITPEFQVAHGYDKDEPGKANLTIGSNWVAEQFKCLSYTIEMPFKDHISHPDEFYGWSPERSVAFGQDVLAAVWAVIDQI is encoded by the coding sequence ATGAAAATTTTCAGCAATTTCGAAAGTGGTAACATCCATATCGTCAGTGCCGATTTGCCAGACAACATCCAGCTGACTATCCCTGCCGATAACCAGTCAGACATCGCACAATGGTTCCATTTCCGCCTGGAAAGCAAGCCGCAGCAACAACACCAGTTCTCAATATTAAACTTGGCCAAATCCGCTTACCCAGAAGGTTGGCAGGACTATGACGTTGTCGCCTCATACGATCGAGAAGAGTGGTTCCGTATTCCTGCAGAGTTTGACGGCGATACCCTAAGCTTCAAGGTGATCCCAGAATACGGTTCGATGTATTTTGCCTACTTCGCCCCATACAGCTACGACCGCCATCAAGATTTACTGCATCAAGCGCAAAGCCAATTCAGCTGCAAGCTGGAAACCCTGGGAGCTACCCTGGATGGCAACGACATGAGCTTGCTGACCATTGGTGAGCCATCAGACAAGAAAAAAAACATCTGGATCATCGGCCGCCAGCACCCAGGCGAAACCATGGCCGAGTGGTTCATTGAAGGCCTGTTACAGCGCCTGCTTGATGATACCGACACCGTCGCCAAGGCTCTGCTCGACAAAGCGGTGTTCCATATCGTGCCCAACATGAACCCGGATGGCAGCATCCGAGGCCACCTGCGCACCAATGCCATTGGGGTCAACCTAAACCGTGAGTGGCAAACGCCATCCATGGAAAAAAGCCCGGAAGTCTTTCTAGTTCGTGAGTGTATGCTATCTACGGGTGTCGACATGTTCCTCGATATCCATGGCGACGAGGCCATCCCTTATAACTTCGTCGCAGGCAGCGAAGGGATCCCATCCTACAATGAGCACCACGCAGCCTTAGAAAATGCCTTCAAGGCAGCCCTATTGACCATTACGCCCGAATTTCAGGTTGCCCACGGTTACGACAAAGACGAACCGGGCAAAGCCAACCTGACAATTGGCTCCAACTGGGTTGCCGAGCAGTTCAAGTGCCTGTCTTACACTATCGAAATGCCATTTAAAGATCACATCAGCCATCCCGATGAGTTTTATGGCTGGTCGCCTGAGCGCAGTGTTGCTTTTGGCCAGGATGTGCTGGCTGCGGTGTGGGCTGTGATCGATCAAATCTAA
- a CDS encoding putative alkaline phosphatase (COG1785) → MFFQTHKSCTALLVGAALITGCNSSGDSDAKEGTVPPVKNVILMITDGASDGAWDISTYWTHGEKLNDVAPYVDIDTRLAMTTFPLNTSSNPTDCAEQETAEAGYEADKVWDDTIVDEVAGNYTRPFAGYSYINKNATDSAAACTALATGRKTYNSAISVDYCGQPLETIAQVARRSGRSSGIVTSVQFNHATPAVFGAQHTSRNDYAILGNKMLTGGMADLIMGAGHPEFDKNGIPHTTHNHRYLSENDWRMLKEGAMFAEGASLPWTLIESKEAFERLANNTADANTMEGPLFGLVQNDSTLQQNRSNCTTEQKQTAYGCPFLTNQPSLKTMTQGALNYLNQNENGFFLMVEGGAVDWAAHANDTARIIEEQVDFNNSVQAVADWVEKESSWEETLLIVTTDHGNSYVLGGSSDQNAYAPVENPGKHVMPTVKYYSGDHTNELVRVYLKGAGTELINKYVNGNDPQYADKYNNTGANGDYIDNTNVFDLMKELISQ, encoded by the coding sequence ATGTTTTTTCAGACACATAAATCATGCACTGCACTATTGGTAGGCGCCGCTCTTATCACAGGATGTAACTCCAGCGGCGACAGCGACGCGAAAGAGGGCACGGTTCCCCCAGTTAAAAATGTCATTCTGATGATCACCGACGGAGCCAGTGATGGAGCGTGGGATATTTCGACTTATTGGACCCATGGCGAGAAGCTAAACGATGTCGCGCCTTATGTTGATATCGATACGCGCTTGGCAATGACCACCTTCCCGCTCAATACCAGTAGCAATCCGACAGATTGTGCGGAGCAGGAAACGGCAGAAGCCGGCTATGAGGCAGACAAAGTCTGGGACGATACCATTGTTGATGAAGTTGCAGGTAACTACACCCGGCCTTTTGCGGGTTACAGCTACATCAACAAAAACGCGACGGATTCCGCAGCCGCTTGCACGGCGCTGGCAACAGGCCGAAAAACCTATAACAGCGCGATCAGTGTTGATTATTGTGGCCAACCACTTGAAACCATCGCTCAAGTAGCACGTCGTAGCGGCCGCTCATCAGGTATCGTAACATCCGTCCAATTCAACCATGCCACACCCGCAGTCTTTGGTGCCCAACACACCAGTCGCAATGATTACGCCATCTTAGGTAACAAGATGCTAACCGGCGGTATGGCTGACTTGATCATGGGGGCGGGCCACCCTGAATTTGACAAAAACGGCATACCGCACACGACTCATAATCACAGATACCTCAGCGAAAACGACTGGCGGATGCTCAAAGAAGGAGCGATGTTTGCCGAAGGCGCTTCCCTGCCTTGGACACTAATCGAAAGCAAAGAGGCATTTGAGCGCCTGGCGAACAACACGGCCGATGCCAACACAATGGAGGGACCGCTGTTTGGATTGGTCCAAAACGACTCGACCCTGCAACAAAACCGCTCAAACTGTACCACCGAACAAAAACAAACAGCGTACGGCTGCCCATTTCTGACCAATCAACCTAGCCTGAAAACAATGACTCAAGGAGCTCTTAATTATCTCAACCAAAATGAAAATGGCTTCTTCTTAATGGTTGAAGGAGGAGCTGTAGACTGGGCAGCACACGCCAATGACACCGCACGGATCATCGAAGAGCAAGTTGATTTCAATAACTCGGTACAGGCCGTCGCTGACTGGGTCGAAAAAGAAAGTAGCTGGGAAGAGACCCTACTTATCGTAACGACCGACCACGGCAACTCTTATGTACTGGGGGGTAGCTCAGACCAAAATGCCTATGCCCCGGTAGAAAACCCGGGCAAGCACGTAATGCCGACCGTGAAATACTACAGCGGCGACCACACCAATGAGCTGGTTCGTGTCTACCTCAAAGGTGCCGGCACTGAGTTGATCAATAAATATGTAAACGGCAACGACCCGCAATATGCCGATAAGTACAACAACACTGGCGCTAATGGTGATTATATTGATAACACTAACGTGTTTGATCTAATGAAAGAGCTCATTAGCCAGTAA
- a CDS encoding putative choline-glycine betaine transporter (COG1292) yields the protein MFSRKHFELIDKPTFFGALGMLISVVVPLLLFPAQGAEWIAIAKTFMTDKLGFLYLALGVGAFFFMIYIVFSDIGQIKLGDPDEQPEFTTASWAAMLFCGGIGASILYWGTIEWAYYYQAPPFQLEPGSEEAVRWAATYGLFHWGPIAWSIYLVPALPIAYFFYVRKQPVLKVSAALMPVIGEARSYGWLGKVIDVLFIFGLLGGGATTLGLAAPLITEGANYLFGVPKDTVTQIIVLMLCTAIFAYSAYAGMEKGIKLLSNINFWGALGLLAFILVAGPTIFMLETGLDSLGRMLSNFFVMATWAEPFGGYGTFENTHFPQDWTIFYWAWWLVFAPSMGLFVARISRGRTIKQMVTGSIFFGSMGCFLFFMILGNYGLSLQLSGALDVVGILNSEGATKAIFSILEQLPFSTLVIAAFTLLCLIFTATTFDSISYILASVVQNNVTEDPMRWNRLFWAFALSFMPSVLLFMGGLSTLQTAAIVGGLPLLVIAVMLMMSAVKAATLDLTHQEGYEDPVINIEELPDVDPWSKEGMALSKFEELKEIAMAAAEAEREALYKVWKLKKKIRAEAVANGESGMDFSDAPQERLDQLQQLMDDAMTAKENKLVASEEAQEARKVFNELMRTRLEAMVEQEA from the coding sequence GTGTTTTCTCGCAAACACTTTGAGTTGATTGATAAACCAACGTTCTTCGGGGCGTTGGGGATGTTGATCTCGGTTGTGGTACCTTTGCTGCTGTTTCCGGCGCAAGGGGCGGAATGGATTGCAATTGCCAAAACTTTTATGACCGATAAGCTCGGTTTTCTGTATCTGGCACTTGGTGTCGGTGCATTTTTCTTTATGATCTATATCGTTTTTTCCGATATCGGACAAATCAAGCTCGGGGACCCCGATGAGCAGCCGGAGTTCACGACGGCATCGTGGGCGGCCATGCTGTTCTGTGGCGGGATCGGCGCCAGTATTCTTTACTGGGGGACGATAGAGTGGGCGTATTACTATCAGGCCCCCCCGTTCCAGTTAGAACCTGGCAGTGAAGAGGCGGTTCGCTGGGCGGCAACCTATGGCTTGTTCCACTGGGGGCCGATTGCATGGTCTATCTATTTGGTGCCAGCGCTGCCGATTGCCTATTTCTTCTATGTCCGCAAGCAGCCTGTGCTGAAGGTATCGGCAGCCTTGATGCCGGTGATCGGCGAAGCCCGCAGCTATGGCTGGCTGGGTAAAGTTATCGATGTGCTGTTTATCTTTGGCTTGCTCGGTGGCGGCGCCACGACACTGGGCCTAGCTGCCCCGTTGATCACCGAAGGGGCCAACTACCTGTTTGGCGTACCGAAAGATACCGTTACTCAAATTATCGTATTGATGCTCTGTACCGCGATCTTTGCTTACTCAGCCTATGCCGGTATGGAGAAGGGCATTAAGTTACTGAGTAATATCAACTTCTGGGGTGCTTTGGGGCTGTTGGCCTTCATTTTAGTGGCCGGGCCGACGATTTTCATGCTGGAAACTGGCTTGGATTCATTGGGCCGTATGTTGTCGAATTTCTTTGTCATGGCGACATGGGCGGAGCCATTCGGTGGCTATGGTACATTTGAAAATACCCATTTCCCACAGGATTGGACAATTTTCTACTGGGCATGGTGGCTAGTGTTTGCCCCGAGCATGGGCTTGTTTGTGGCGAGGATCTCCCGTGGCCGTACGATTAAGCAAATGGTCACCGGGTCGATTTTCTTCGGTTCAATGGGCTGTTTCCTGTTTTTCATGATCTTGGGTAACTATGGCCTGTCGCTTCAGCTTTCCGGGGCGCTGGATGTGGTTGGCATTCTGAATTCAGAAGGTGCGACCAAAGCAATCTTCTCTATTCTTGAGCAGTTGCCGTTTAGCACCTTGGTCATTGCAGCCTTTACCCTGCTTTGTTTGATATTCACAGCCACAACGTTTGACTCGATCTCTTATATCTTGGCATCCGTTGTACAGAACAACGTGACTGAAGATCCGATGCGCTGGAACCGCTTGTTCTGGGCGTTTGCCCTGTCATTCATGCCATCTGTATTGTTGTTTATGGGCGGTCTGTCGACATTGCAAACGGCAGCTATCGTAGGCGGTTTGCCATTACTTGTTATTGCCGTGATGTTGATGATGTCGGCAGTGAAGGCGGCAACGCTCGATTTGACCCACCAGGAAGGCTACGAGGATCCGGTGATCAACATTGAGGAGCTGCCAGATGTCGACCCATGGTCGAAAGAGGGGATGGCACTGTCGAAATTCGAGGAGCTCAAAGAAATCGCCATGGCGGCGGCAGAAGCTGAGCGAGAAGCACTGTATAAAGTGTGGAAGCTGAAGAAGAAAATTCGCGCTGAAGCGGTGGCCAACGGTGAGTCCGGGATGGACTTTAGTGATGCACCGCAAGAGCGCTTGGATCAGCTCCAGCAGTTGATGGATGATGCCATGACAGCAAAAGAGAACAAGCTGGTGGCCTCGGAAGAAGCGCAGGAAGCCCGTAAGGTGTTCAACGAGCTGATGCGAACCCGCCTTGAGGCGATGGTTGAGCAAGAAGCATAA